A part of Anaerobranca gottschalkii DSM 13577 genomic DNA contains:
- a CDS encoding molybdenum cofactor guanylyltransferase — translation MYKDLDLAILAGGGSTRMGLHKGNLTIEGKSFVDHIISTIGPLFANINVIDNGLQNTKVFGVNYYNDPLQISTKSSLLGVYSALYYSKNPQTFIIGCDTPLVNPKVVEYIISQRDKGDIVVPIANGRFQPLYGIYSKKILPRVKETLLQDLHKIKIILDEFNTYYIPEIELKKIDPDLEFIKNFNYFSDYQQYLKGIEN, via the coding sequence ATGTACAAAGACTTAGATTTAGCAATATTAGCTGGTGGTGGTTCTACCCGAATGGGTTTACATAAAGGTAATCTTACTATAGAAGGTAAATCCTTTGTAGATCATATTATTTCTACTATTGGTCCACTCTTTGCCAATATTAATGTAATAGATAATGGTTTGCAAAATACCAAAGTTTTTGGGGTAAATTACTATAATGACCCTTTACAAATCAGTACTAAAAGTTCTTTATTAGGGGTATACAGTGCTTTATATTACAGTAAAAATCCCCAAACCTTTATCATAGGTTGTGATACCCCCCTAGTTAATCCCAAAGTGGTGGAATACATAATCAGTCAAAGGGATAAAGGGGATATTGTAGTTCCTATAGCCAATGGTCGTTTTCAACCCCTTTACGGGATATATAGCAAAAAAATTCTCCCTAGAGTGAAAGAGACTTTACTTCAAGACTTACATAAAATTAAAATTATACTCGATGAATTTAATACATACTATATTCCAGAGATAGAACTTAAAAAAATCGATCCAGATTTAGAGTTTATCAAAAACTTCAATTACTTTTCCGATTATCAACAATATCTAAAGGGGATAGAGAACTAA
- a CDS encoding PspC domain-containing protein → MEKRLYRSQSNKMIAGVCGGIAEYFNIDPTIVRLLWVFFALMAGGGLIAYIIAAIIIPSKM, encoded by the coding sequence ATGGAAAAAAGGCTTTATCGTTCCCAAAGCAATAAAATGATAGCAGGGGTGTGTGGTGGTATTGCAGAGTATTTTAACATCGACCCTACAATAGTTAGACTATTGTGGGTATTTTTCGCCTTAATGGCGGGAGGCGGACTCATAGCTTATATTATAGCAGCAATTATTATTCCTTCAAAAATGTAA
- a CDS encoding PspC domain-containing protein, translated as MEKKLYRSRKDVVISGVCGGIGEYLGIDPVLIRLLWVLIAATTSGGGLIAYIIAAIIMPQAPKGYKESGDVESAECVEKEVYEVKEGKSSAGSKVFGLLLILIGGFWLSKNFVDLSWLYRINYRLFFYYARYAFPGILILLGVYLIFSKK; from the coding sequence ATGGAGAAAAAATTGTATCGCTCCAGAAAAGATGTGGTGATAAGTGGGGTATGTGGAGGTATCGGTGAATATCTAGGAATAGATCCGGTGTTAATCCGACTACTTTGGGTACTAATTGCTGCTACCACTTCAGGAGGTGGACTGATAGCTTATATTATTGCTGCCATCATTATGCCCCAGGCACCTAAAGGGTATAAAGAATCTGGAGATGTAGAGAGTGCTGAATGTGTGGAAAAAGAAGTTTATGAAGTAAAAGAGGGTAAAAGTTCAGCTGGGTCTAAAGTTTTTGGTTTATTGTTAATCTTAATCGGAGGTTTCTGGCTAAGTAAAAACTTCGTAGATTTATCTTGGTTATATCGGATAAATTATAGATTATTCTTTTATTATGCCCGATATGCTTTTCCTGGTATATTAATCCTTTTAGGTGTATATCTTATTTTTAGCAAGAAATAA
- the hpf gene encoding ribosome hibernation-promoting factor, HPF/YfiA family → MKIITRGKNIPVTEGLRQHVEKRIGKLEKYFDENTEAQVTLSVTKDSHIVEVTVLLNGGLLLRAEEESQDMYASIDMVIEKLERQTRKYKTRVNRKARQESIKDFMGDSTIKVEEDLDEPKVVRVKKFNMKPMVVDEAILQMDLLGHDFFVFVNGETDDINVVYRRKNGDYGLIEPQY, encoded by the coding sequence ATGAAGATTATCACAAGGGGAAAAAACATTCCAGTAACAGAAGGATTAAGGCAACATGTAGAAAAGAGGATTGGCAAGCTAGAAAAGTATTTTGATGAAAATACAGAAGCTCAAGTTACTTTAAGTGTAACAAAAGATTCCCATATCGTAGAGGTGACGGTGTTACTAAACGGTGGATTATTGTTAAGGGCAGAGGAAGAATCACAAGATATGTATGCCTCTATAGACATGGTAATAGAAAAGTTAGAAAGGCAAACTAGGAAATATAAAACCCGGGTAAACAGAAAAGCCCGTCAAGAAAGTATTAAAGACTTTATGGGAGATTCTACTATAAAAGTGGAAGAAGATTTAGATGAACCAAAGGTTGTCAGGGTGAAAAAATTTAATATGAAACCCATGGTTGTAGATGAGGCTATTTTACAGATGGATTTATTAGGCCACGATTTCTTCGTTTTTGTAAATGGTGAAACCGACGATATTAACGTAGTATATCGTAGGAAAAATGGGGATTATGGCTTAATTGAGCCTCAATATTAA
- the fliS gene encoding flagellar export chaperone FliS, with amino-acid sequence MLNNPYQQYRQTQIQTASPGELVLMLYNGAIKNINNGLEHLDKGEKQEFRQKIDKALDIVTELMVNLKPEGGEITKNLSSLYDFVIHRLITGSAKYDQREIKEGLSIITGLRDTWKEMLDQSKKKLD; translated from the coding sequence ATGCTTAACAATCCATATCAACAATACCGACAAACTCAAATTCAAACTGCTTCACCGGGGGAACTGGTTTTAATGTTATACAATGGTGCAATCAAAAATATTAACAATGGGTTGGAGCATCTAGATAAAGGGGAGAAACAAGAGTTTCGCCAAAAAATTGATAAAGCACTGGATATAGTAACTGAGTTAATGGTAAATTTAAAGCCAGAGGGTGGAGAGATTACAAAAAACTTGAGCTCTTTATATGATTTTGTAATACATAGGTTAATAACAGGCAGTGCTAAATATGATCAAAGGGAGATAAAAGAAGGACTATCTATTATCACTGGTCTTAGAGATACATGGAAAGAAATGTTAGATCAAAGTAAAAAGAAATTGGATTAA
- a CDS encoding SH3 domain-containing protein produces the protein MKKRKKCLKSTVSLNVRADATTDSERVGSFSPGQEVIITGQVNNGWYRVDYLGRVAYVHGNYLSDQR, from the coding sequence ATGAAGAAGAGGAAGAAATGCCTCAAATCCACTGTCTCTTTAAACGTCAGGGCTGATGCTACAACAGATAGTGAAAGGGTTGGTAGTTTTAGTCCAGGACAAGAAGTAATAATTACCGGTCAAGTTAACAATGGTTGGTATAGGGTTGACTATCTAGGCAGGGTAGCCTATGTACACGGTAATTATTTATCTGATCAACGTTAA